In one Acipenser ruthenus chromosome 10, fAciRut3.2 maternal haplotype, whole genome shotgun sequence genomic region, the following are encoded:
- the LOC117409554 gene encoding transformer-2 protein homolog beta-like, producing the protein MSDNEDKEYVERESRSASRSVSPQGSGKSGSRSPAHSPARSRSKEGSHHSRSKSGSRSRSKSRSRSHRSSRRHYSRSRSRSRSHRRRSRSRSHSGEYRRRRSHSHSPMSNRRRHVGNRANPDPNNCIGVFGLSLYTTERDLREVFSKYGPLADVSIVYDQQSRRSRGFAFVYFETKADSKEAKERANGMELDGRRIRVDFSITKRPHTPTPGIYMGRPTYGGGGGSSSSGGGGSSGGGGSRRSREHYDRGYDRGYDRYDDRDNYNRSYRRRSPSPYYSRGAYRSRSRSRSYSPRHY; encoded by the exons GAGTCCCGTTCTGCCTCCCGGAGTGTAAGCCCACAGGGATCGGGCAAGTCTGGCAGCCGTTCACCTGCTCACTCCCCAGCACGGTCCCGTTCCAAGGAGGGCTCCCACCACTCCAGGTCCAAGTCAGGGTCCCGCTCAAGGTCCAAATCCAG GTCTCGATCTCACCGTAGCTCCCGCAGACATTACTCTCGCTCACGCTCTCGTTCTCGATCCCACCGTCGGAGGTCCAGGAGCAGGTCACACAGTGGGGAGTACCGTCGCCGACGAAGCCACAGTCACTCACCTATGTCCAACCGAAGACGCCATGTGGGCAACAGA GCAAACCCAGACCCAAACAACTGCATTGGAGTGTTTGGCCTGAGCCTGTATACAACAGAGAGGGACCTGAGGGAGGTGTTCTCAAAATATGGGCCGCTTGCTGATGTAAGCATAGTCTATGACCAGCAGTCTCGACGCTCCAGAGGATTTGCTTTTGTCTATTTTGAGACTAAGGCGGACTCTAAAGAA GCCAAAGAGCGTGCTAACGGGATGGAACTTGATGGCCGCAGAATTAGAGTTGACTTTTCCATCACAAAGAGACCTCACACACCCACTCCTGGAATCTACATGGGGAGGCCAACATA tggtggtggtgggggcagcagcagcagtggtggCGGTGGTagcagtggtggtggtggttccAGGCGCTCCAGAGAACACTACGACCGAGGATATGACCGAGGGTACGACCGATATGATGATCGAGATAATTACAACAGATCTTACAG ACGCAGATCCCCATCTCCTTACTATAGCCGTGGAGCATATAGGTCCCGTTCCAGATCTCGTTCCTACTCTCCAC GTCACTACTGA